In the Alistipes provencensis genome, TTTTTAGAAACGATGAAACGAATTTTTGATTATTTCGCAATGGCGCTGTTGGTCGGTACGATGTCCACAGCCTGCGGCGGTGACGACGAAGGGTCGACCATCGTCGAGCCACCCCCCCCCGGGATTGATGTAACCGTCGAGAACAAATTGAGCGGGTCCGTGAAAGCCGGCTTTGCCGATGCGATCGAGATCGTCGGCACGGGTTTCGATCCGGCTCAGGACTGGGTTTATATCGGTTATGAGAAGGACGGCAAGACCGAATATGTACGCATCACGGACGATGTGCTGACGATCAAGTCGGGGCGCATTTCGTTCGGAGTGCCCATCACCGCCGGGTATCTCGGCGAGACCTTCAAAGTTTATCTCGACCGGGCAGCGACAAAAATGGAGCTCACGAACGATCTGACCTTCACGATGCCGACCGTTGCCGAGGGATACATTCCCGATCCCGAGTTCCGTGCGACGCTTACCAATCCCGGGAAGGACGAGGGAAATCCCGAGATTGCGAAACTTTTCAATTCCTACGGCCTGCTCGATGTGGCTGCTGCCGCGCAGTTGAAAACGGGTTGCGTCGCAGGCGGCTACGCCCTGAACCTCTATAATTGCAAGGCCAAGTCGCTGGAGGGCATTGAGCTTTTCAAAAGCCTTCAGGGGACGATCGCCGCGTGGCTGATGCCGGAGATCGAGGTGATGGACCTTTCGAAATGGGAGGCTGCTCCGTCGGTCGGTTACTTTGCGTTCTTTGCGAACGATGCCGGAGGCGGTCTGCCGAAGTTGAAGAAGTTTATCGGAGGTCCCGGTCTCTATGCGCTGCACCTTACCGGAGCCCCCGAGCTGGAGTACTGCGATCTGTCCCGCTCGAAGTGGCTGTACAATGCTCAGGTGTATGCGAATAAGGAAGCGGATTATATCTACGATAACCTGACTTACCTCGATATCCGCAAGGACCGTTCGGCTAAGGAGATGGGCGGTCCCGTCGAGAATGCGCCGGATCTGGGCTGGAAAGGCTATCCCAACTCGAAGGACGACAATCCGTCCGCGGAAAGCGCTTGGGTTCCTTTTGTCGGAAAAAGCTGGTTCGGAGTGGCGGACAACGCCCGGATTCTGGTCGATTATCAGTTCCTGCTCGACAAGTATTCGTATAATTCGGACGGCGGCTACGACGGCAAGACCTATGGCTACATGACGATCTACGATGCATGGAAACGCGGTGCGACGATCGAGGTCTACTCGTCGAAGGACAACTCCAAAAAACTGGGTACGGTCCCGATGTATAAGGACGCCGCCGATGCCCTCGGAGCCTGCGGAGTGGACAATGCATGGACGCCTGACGTGACCGAGTGATTTCTCTTTTCAAACCGGTGCGGTGACTTCCTTTCGGGGAAGCACCGTACCGGCTTTGGATAAACAACCGGATAGTAAAACCTGTAAAACAATTACCTGAAATGAAATCTGCATTTAAATTTTTCGCCCTTTCCCTGCTGGCCGGGACGATGTTTGCCGCCTGCGGCGACGATAAAGAAGACACGGAAACTCCGCCACCCCCCCCCAACCCCATTGAAATTACCAACGAAGTAAAGGGTGTTATAAAAGCCGGTATCGCCGATGCGATCGTAATCACGGGCTCGGGATTCGATGATGTTCAGGATTATGTCTATATCGCTTACGACAAGGATGGCACAACCGTCTATGATCGGGTCCCGAAAGATGTGCTGACGATAAAAGCCACCCGTATTTCATTCGGCGTGAACGTCGGTGCCGCTTATCTCGACAAGACGGTGAAGGTCTATCTCGACCGCCCGGGTTATGACAAAATCGCGATTTCGGGCGATATCACCTTCACGCTTCCGAGCGTTGAAGAGGGGTACATTCCCGATGTCGCCCTGCGCAGCGTGCTGGCCAATGCCGACCGGAATCCGAAAGTGAAATTTTCATCGCTGGGGCTGCTCGATGTCAATGCTGCCGCTGCGATGACTAATGCAGGCGGCTCTTTTGCGCTCGATCTGGCCGATTGTGCCGCTGTTTCGCTGGAAGGTATCGAACTCTTCAAGAGTCTGACGGGCGGCGTAGCCTGCTGGGGGATGCCCAACATCAAGGAGGTCGATCTTTCGAAGTGGGAGGCCAAGGGAATCGAGCTCTATTTCGAGCGCGCCGCCAGTCTTGAGAAGTTTGTCGGTCCTCCTTATGCCTACCGTATTCGCTGCTACGACAGCCCCAAACTGACCCATGTGGACGTGCACAACTGCGACTGGCTCAGGTGGCTGGAGATCAGCAATTATGAGACCGGAGGCGGAATTGACGCACCTAATTCGGCTGTGACGTATCTCGATATCCGCCGCAACCAGTCCGGAATCTATGCAGGCACACCGACGAAGGTCGGAGAGATGGCGATGGTCTGGAACAATGCCAATCAGGGTTTCAATGTGGCCGACAACGCCACGATCCTGATCGACTCGCATTTCCTGATCGAGCATACGCTGGAGGGTGCTTGGACGCCGATCTACAACGCGTGGAAAGACCGCGGTGCGACGATCAAGGTCTATTCGACGATCGATCCCCACCGGGATGAGCTGCTGGGTACCGTTCCTTCCGTCAAGGAGATGCCCGATGCGCTGGCCAATGCAAACAAGAACGGGGATGGCTCTCCCGCGAACAAATGGCAGGTGGACGATCCTTATACGGAAAAGGACGAAGCTCCGGGTAATAAATAATTCTGACCTGCGGTCTGAATGTGCTCCCGTACCGAAAGGTGCGGGAGTTTTTATGGTCTATTGGCTTTCCGCCGCATTTCGCCGGGGGAGCAGGTTGGTGCCGCCGCTGCCGTCCCTCGCAAAAGAAGGGGCGCATCCGTCGGATGCGCCCCTTGGTAGTAACCGGGAGATTTCCGGCGGTCAGGCTCTCTTCGAATGGGCGTTGATCGCGCCGATGAGGAATACCATGTAAAACCATACGATGCTCAGGGCGATGATGGCGGCGCCCTGCGACCCGAACGAGTCGGTGATGACGCCCAGTATCGGCGGAATGACGGCGCCGCCCGCCACGCCGACGATCAGCAGGGCCGAGACCTCGTTCGCCCGTTCGGGAACGCGCTGCATCGAGATCGAGAAGATGATCGAGAACAGATTGGCGTAACCGACTCCGAATACGGCGACGCAGGCCAGCACGGCCCAGAGCCCGTGGAAGAAGATCATGCCTACGAGACCTGCCAGTGCGACGAATACGCTGGCCGTGAAGAATTTGCGTTCGGGGAGCTTCATCAGCAGGATGCCGCCGAGGAATGCGCCCACCGTGCGTGCGAAGAAGTAGACGCTGTTGCCCATGCCGGCGTCCGTAAGCGGCAGGTTGCAGCGCTCCATCAGCAGCTTGGGGAAGGTGATGCCCATGCCCACGTCGACACCCACCAGTACGAGGATGCCGATGAAAAAGGCCACGATGTATTTGTCCTTGAGCAGCGAGAAGGTGTGTCCGATCGAGACGGCGGCGCCTTCGACCTTCTGTTCGGCGATCGGGGTCATCCAGAGCCAGACGAGGGCCAGCAGCGAGATGGCGGCATAGATCGGGAAGATCATCTTCCAGCCGAGGAAACTGCCCGTCACGGCGGCTGCGATGATCGGGCCGAGGAACGAGCTGACGGCCTTCACGAACTGTCCGAGGGTCAGCGTTCCGGTGAGTTTGTCCCCGGCGATGACGTTGGTCACCAGCGGGTTGAGCGACACCTGCAGCAGCGTGTTGCCGATGCCGATCAGGGCGAAGGCGATCAGCACGGCGGTGAAGTCGTAGGCGACGAGCGGGACGATCATCGCGGCCACATGCAGGGCGAAGCTCAGCAGGACGGTCTTTTTGCGGCCGATGCGGTTCATCAGCATGCCCGTGGGGATCGAGAGCAGGAAGAACCAGAGGAAGCAGGAGAGCGAGATGAGGTTGACCATCGTGTCGTTCATGCCCGCAAAGTCGTTCTTGACGTAGCTCGTCGAGACCCCGACGATGTCCACGAATCCCATGATGAAGAATCCGAACATCACGGGGAGGATCTTGCGCAGTGAAATTTCCTTGTTCATTTGTCTGTTTTTTGGGTTACATGTATTTCGGTGATTTACTTAATCGTTTAAGTTGGACGGGCAAAAAAAGGGGCTCACTGGTCCCTGAACTCCATCCGGCAGGGGAGCACCTTCGATTCGGGCACATATTCCCCCGCTGCGGGGTCGTTGGACTGGCGGATCTGGTTCAGGAGTATCCGCACGGCGTTGCTGCCGATCTCCTCGATCGGGAAATGGGCGATGTTCATCTTGGGCGCCAGTACGCGGAAGAGCGAGTCCTCGTGCATGCTGGCCAGACCCCAGTTGCCGTCGTTGATGTCGATGCCGCGGTCGTAGAAATAGCGCAGGGCCTCGATGGCGAGGATGTGCGTGGTGAAGAAGAACGCATCCACGTCGGGCACGGCGCTGAAAATGCGGTCCAGCGTACTGTAAATGTTATCTTGGTAGTTGACGTAGGTCACCTCCCCGTAGAGGTCGGGATTGATGCGGATATGGGCGTCGGAGAGGGCGTTGGCATATCCCTCGCGGCGCATGTCCATCGTCAGCAGGTGGGGGTTGGTTGTGATGATGGCGATTTTGCGGAAACCCTTGTCGATCAGGTGCCGCACCAGTTTGTAGCTGCTCTCCTCGTTGTTGATGATGACGTAGTTGACGCGCATCTCGGGGAAATATCGGTCGAACAGCAGCACGGGGTAGTGGCTGTCCACCAGACGGCTGATCTCGCGTTTCGATATTTTGGTGGGGGCGATGATCATGCCGTCGACCTTTTTCGAACGGAACAGGCGGATCATGGCGTTCTCGCGCTCGATCTCGGAGTTCGAGCTGGCGATCATCAGCGAATATCCCTCCTTTTCGGCCTCCGACTCGATCTGGTGGGCGATGTGGGCGTAAAAACTGTCCGATATGGAGGGGAGGATCAGGCCGATGGTCTTCGAAATTCCGGTGTTGAGGCTCCGGGCCAGCAGGTTGGGCTCGTAGGAGAGTTCCCGGGCGCAGGCGAACACCCGGTTCTGGGTCTCCGCGCTGATTCCTTTTTTATTGCCTTGTCCGGACAGCACCCACGAAACGGTCGTTTTCGAGAGGTTCAGTTTCCCGGCTATGTCTTTGAGCGATACTCCCACGATATTACTTAAATAAGTGTAACCAGATGTGTTGACATTTCTTACAAAGATAAAATATATTCTGCATTTAACAAATAAAAAATAGTGAAAAAAATGCCTTTCTTTTTCCCTTTCGGATACATTGTCCCGGGTGTGTCCGATCAATTTTTGTGCCTTGCTGTTTCGGCTCTTTCCGACTTCGGCCCGCGGGGGAGGGCTGAGGGGCTTTCCGAGTGTCAAAAATAAAACTTTTAAGGTCATTAATCGAAAGCAGGGGGCCCGATAAATTGCTATTTTTGTATAAATACCCGAGGTCGGAAATATGTTTGCTTTTCCGTTTCAGAACAGCGAAATGCGGATAAGATCCGCGGTGTGTCCGACGGAACTCCGGCCGAGGGACCCTAAAACCGGCAAAAAACAATGACTGATCCGATGATCCGGCTGCAAAGGCTTGCTGTCCTGACCTTTTTCGTTGGCTTTTCCCTCTCCGTTTCGGCCGCCCGGCCCCAACTGCCCCCGGCGTGGGAGGGAGCGCCCGCCCGCTTCGACTCCCGTACCTATGCATATATGCCTCCCGTGCGCATCGTCGCGCAGGACGAGGCGGACCTGATCTCGGGCGGCGACCTGCTGCTCGAACCCGGCAACGGGCAGTCCGATTTGCAGAATGCCCGTATCTGTGTGCTTAGCAGCCGTGACGGCCGCCGTCCGGGGCTGCTGCTGGATTTCGGCCGCGAACTGCAGGGCGGACTGCGCATCGTGACCGGCATGCCCGCGGACAACAGGCCCGTGAGGGTCCGCATCCGCTTCGGCGAATCGGTCAGCGAGGCGATGTGTGACATCGACGGTGTGAACGGCGCTTCGAACGACCACGCCGTGCGCGATTTCACGCTCACGCTGCCGTGGCTCGGCACCGTGGAGTGCGGCGATTCGGGTTTCCGCTTTGCGCGCATCGACCTGCTGGACGACGACCGCGAACTCCACCTCAAGCAGGTCGAGGCCGTGTTCCAGTACCGCGATATACCTTATCTCGGATCGTTCCGTTCGAGCGACGAACGCCTCGACCGCATCTGGGCGACCGGCGCCTATACCGTCCACCTCTGCATGCAGGAGTTCCTGTGGGACGGCGTGAAGCGCGACCGGCTGGTCTGGGTCGGGGACCTGCATCCCGAGATCATGACCGTCAATTCGGTCTTCGGCTACAACGAGGTCGTGCCGCGCAGTCTCGATTTGGCCCGCGACACCACGCCGCTGCCGGGATGGATGAACGGCATCAGCTCCTATTCGCTGTGGTGGATCATCATCCACAGCGACTGGTATCGCTACCACGGCGACCGTGAATACCTCGCCGAACAGCGGCCCTACTTGGTGGCTCTCTTGAAACAGGTCTTCGAAAAAATAGGTCCCGACGGGCGCGAACGGCTGGACGGCACGCGCTTTCTGGACTGGCCTTCGAGCGACGATGCCGCAAGTACGGCGGCGGGTCTCCAGTCGCTGACGATCCTTGCGCTCGATGCCGGGGCCGGACTGTGCGAGGCGCTGGGCGACACGGCGCTGGCCGCCGAATGCCGGACCCGGGCCGCGCTGATGAGGTCGTGTCCGGTCGGGGACAGCGGCGAGGCCAAGCAGGGGCGTTCGCTGATGGTGCTGGCCGGGCTTGCCGATCCGGAGGCGACCGACCGCGACTACATTTCGAAAGGCGGGTCGAACGGTTTTTCGACCTTCTATGGTTACTATATGCTTCGCGCGATGGCTGCGGCGGGCAACTATGAAGGAGCGCTGGAGCGTATCCGGGAGTATTGGGGCGCGATGCTCGACCTCGGGGCCACGACATTCTGGGAGGATTTCGATATGACATGGCTGCCGGCGGGCCGCATCGACGAACCGGTTCCGGCCGGGATGCGCGACCTGCACCGCGAATGCGGGGCCTATTGTTACAAGGGATTCCGCCACAGCCTGTGCCACGGCTGGGCTTCGGGACCGACGGCGTGGCTCACGGAATATGTGCTGGGCGTCGGGGTCGTGGAACCCGGCTGCCGCCGCCTGCGCATCGATCCCCATCTGGGCGATCTGGAGTGGGTCGAGGGTACTTTCCCGACGCCTTACGGCGTGGTGAAAATCCGTCACGAGAAGGCCGCCGACGGCACCGTCAGAAGCCGCGTCGAAGCTCCCCGCGGTGTGAAAACAGAACTTGTAAAACACAACGAATAACCAACTTAATCAGTTACAACTATGCAACGTATCGTATTGAATGAAATCTCCTATTTCGGCGCCGGATGCCGCTCGATGATTGCCGACGAGGCACGCCGCCGCGGTTACAAGAAAGCCTTTTTCGTGACGGATGCCGACCTCGTCCGCTTCGGTGTGGCCTCCAAGATCGAGGAGGTGTTCCGCGGAGCCGGTATTCCCTATGAAATTTTCAGCGACGTGAAGGCCAATCCGACCATCGCCAACGTGCAGAACGGCGTGGCCGCTTTCAAGGCTTCGGGAGCCGACTTCATCGTGGCGCTGGGCGGCGGCTCGGTCATCGACACGGCTAAGGGAGTCGGCATCGTGACTAACAATCCCGAATTCGCCGATGTGAAGTCGCTCGAGGGACCTGCCGACACGCACCACCGCGCCGTGCCGACCTTCGCGCTGCCGACCACCGCCGGAACCGCTGCCGAGGTGACGATCAATTATGTCATCATCGACGAGGAGGCCCGCAAGAAGATGGTCTGCGTCGATCCCAACGACATCCCGTCGGTGGCGATCGTCGATCCCGAACTGATGTATTCGATGCCCAAGGGGCTGACCGCCGCGACGGGCATGGACGCCCTGACCCACGCCATCGAGGGCTATATTACCAAAGGTGCATGGACGATGTCCGACATGTTCGAGCTGAAAGCCATCGAGCTGATCGCCCGGCACCTCAAGGCCGCCGTCGACGACGGCAAGGACGCCGCGGCGCGCGAAGGCATGTCCGTGGCGCAGTATATCGCCGGCATGGGCTTCTCGAACGTGGGACTCGGCATCGTGCACTCGATGGCACACCCGCTGGGCGCTTTCTACGATACGCCCCACGGCGTTGCCAACGCCCTGCTGCTGCCCTATGTGATGGAGTACAACGCCGCGTCGGACGCCGCCCCGAAATACCGCGACATCGCCCGCGCCATGGGTGTCGATACCGACGGAATGAGCGTCGAGGAGGGTGTCGCCGCTGCCGTGAAGGCCGTGCGCGACCTCTCGCTGAGCATCGGCATTCCCCAGCAGTTGCACGAGATCGGCGTGAAGGAGGCCGACATTCCGGCGCTCTCCGTGGCGGCTTTCAACGATGTCTGCACGGGCGGCAATCCGCGCGACACGTCGGTGGCCGAGATCGAGGCGCTTTACCGCAAGGCCTTTTAACCGGGCGTGGTTATGAAGAACATACGCCTGTGCGCCCTTGCGGCGTGCTCGATGCTTCTGGCGGCTTGTGACAAGACGCAAGGTTTGGAGGAGGGATTTCGCGATCCCTCCTCGACCGATGTTCAGACGTCGGTCTACTGGTACTGGATTTCGGGCAATGTCTCGAAGGAGGGTGTTGCCGCCGACCTCGAGTCGATGAAGCGCATCGGCATCGACCGCGCCTTCATTGGCAACATCGGCCTTCCCGAGGCGGAGGGGACTCCCCGGGGCCCCGTGAACCTCTTGACCGAAGAGTGGTATGAGATCATGCACACGGCCCTGAAGAGGGCCACCGACCTCGGGATCGACATCGGTGTGTTCAACAGCCCGGGCTGGAGTCAGGCGGGAGGCCCGTGGATCGACCCCGAAGAGGCGATGCGCTATCTGGCGCCCGTCCCCGCCGAAGTCGAAGGCGGCAGGGTGGTCGAGGTCACGCTTCCGGCCCCGTCGCCCGATTTCACCGACGTGCGGACCATTGCCGTGCCGCTGCCCGAAGGCGTGCTGACACTCGACGCTTCGTCGGCCCGCGTGAGCGGTTCGGCGGGTGCCGTAAAGGTGCTCGACGGCAATCCGGCAACGGTGCTGGAGTGCGTGCCGGGACGTGATGCGGTGGTTGAGGTGAAGCCGTATAAAGGCTTCACGCTCCGGTCGGTACGAATCTATCCGGCGCATATGCCTTTTGCCGCTGCCGCGGAGCTGCAGGCCGTGAAGGACGGCCGGACGACCGTACTGCGCCGCTTCGACATCAACCGCACGAATCCCTCCCCGGAGGTGGGATTCGATCCCTACGCTCCCGTTACGATCGCCTGCGAGCCGACCGAGGCCGACGCTTTCCGGCTGGTGGTGAGCGGCGCTTCGGCGAACGGCGGTCTGGCTGAGGTGGAGTTCTCGGCCCTGCCGCTCGTGGAGCGTTATTCCGAAAAATCGCTGGCCAAGATGCACCAGACGCCGCTGCCGTATTGGGGCGACTATATGTGGGGCCGTCAGCCCGCCGAAACGGACACCGCAGCCGCCATTGCTCCCGAGTCGGTCGTCGACATCAGCGGCTGTCTCGAGG is a window encoding:
- a CDS encoding alpha-L-rhamnosidase-related protein, whose product is MIRLQRLAVLTFFVGFSLSVSAARPQLPPAWEGAPARFDSRTYAYMPPVRIVAQDEADLISGGDLLLEPGNGQSDLQNARICVLSSRDGRRPGLLLDFGRELQGGLRIVTGMPADNRPVRVRIRFGESVSEAMCDIDGVNGASNDHAVRDFTLTLPWLGTVECGDSGFRFARIDLLDDDRELHLKQVEAVFQYRDIPYLGSFRSSDERLDRIWATGAYTVHLCMQEFLWDGVKRDRLVWVGDLHPEIMTVNSVFGYNEVVPRSLDLARDTTPLPGWMNGISSYSLWWIIIHSDWYRYHGDREYLAEQRPYLVALLKQVFEKIGPDGRERLDGTRFLDWPSSDDAASTAAGLQSLTILALDAGAGLCEALGDTALAAECRTRAALMRSCPVGDSGEAKQGRSLMVLAGLADPEATDRDYISKGGSNGFSTFYGYYMLRAMAAAGNYEGALERIREYWGAMLDLGATTFWEDFDMTWLPAGRIDEPVPAGMRDLHRECGAYCYKGFRHSLCHGWASGPTAWLTEYVLGVGVVEPGCRRLRIDPHLGDLEWVEGTFPTPYGVVKIRHEKAADGTVRSRVEAPRGVKTELVKHNE
- a CDS encoding MFS transporter, translating into MNKEISLRKILPVMFGFFIMGFVDIVGVSTSYVKNDFAGMNDTMVNLISLSCFLWFFLLSIPTGMLMNRIGRKKTVLLSFALHVAAMIVPLVAYDFTAVLIAFALIGIGNTLLQVSLNPLVTNVIAGDKLTGTLTLGQFVKAVSSFLGPIIAAAVTGSFLGWKMIFPIYAAISLLALVWLWMTPIAEQKVEGAAVSIGHTFSLLKDKYIVAFFIGILVLVGVDVGMGITFPKLLMERCNLPLTDAGMGNSVYFFARTVGAFLGGILLMKLPERKFFTASVFVALAGLVGMIFFHGLWAVLACVAVFGVGYANLFSIIFSISMQRVPERANEVSALLIVGVAGGAVIPPILGVITDSFGSQGAAIIALSIVWFYMVFLIGAINAHSKRA
- the fucO gene encoding lactaldehyde reductase is translated as MQRIVLNEISYFGAGCRSMIADEARRRGYKKAFFVTDADLVRFGVASKIEEVFRGAGIPYEIFSDVKANPTIANVQNGVAAFKASGADFIVALGGGSVIDTAKGVGIVTNNPEFADVKSLEGPADTHHRAVPTFALPTTAGTAAEVTINYVIIDEEARKKMVCVDPNDIPSVAIVDPELMYSMPKGLTAATGMDALTHAIEGYITKGAWTMSDMFELKAIELIARHLKAAVDDGKDAAAREGMSVAQYIAGMGFSNVGLGIVHSMAHPLGAFYDTPHGVANALLLPYVMEYNAASDAAPKYRDIARAMGVDTDGMSVEEGVAAAVKAVRDLSLSIGIPQQLHEIGVKEADIPALSVAAFNDVCTGGNPRDTSVAEIEALYRKAF
- a CDS encoding LacI family DNA-binding transcriptional regulator: MGVSLKDIAGKLNLSKTTVSWVLSGQGNKKGISAETQNRVFACARELSYEPNLLARSLNTGISKTIGLILPSISDSFYAHIAHQIESEAEKEGYSLMIASSNSEIERENAMIRLFRSKKVDGMIIAPTKISKREISRLVDSHYPVLLFDRYFPEMRVNYVIINNEESSYKLVRHLIDKGFRKIAIITTNPHLLTMDMRREGYANALSDAHIRINPDLYGEVTYVNYQDNIYSTLDRIFSAVPDVDAFFFTTHILAIEALRYFYDRGIDINDGNWGLASMHEDSLFRVLAPKMNIAHFPIEEIGSNAVRILLNQIRQSNDPAAGEYVPESKVLPCRMEFRDQ